The Trichomycterus rosablanca isolate fTriRos1 chromosome 15, fTriRos1.hap1, whole genome shotgun sequence genome contains a region encoding:
- the LOC134328499 gene encoding zinc finger protein 750-like, which produces MSTSAKERKPKKPHYIPRPQGKPFRYHCFKCPFTCNEKSHLFNHMKYDLCKNSLLLLSKQEENLQTSGETTGKVQQLDHADLLSNDEEMASPAEPVTEMSNMPKERCRSLLDAPATNGSILNPAWKPPIQNKETGPLRQASEYPHHAFPHPRYPGLPSYSHFTLRGNYYDHFPYTMETPLTRVHQLLPVPTLDHYYRPYNSAPSPTLGMYHLPDHSHVISYPEVGAQVPSNYFDPYSLAHRRSSLDQGPCSKESKGIQMSPRLGRPATGSPDAPGSEDHTQVDDNSKKLLGKVSSYRQTVEHGLTTQNSTTKWSRLTEQDQGVNDVLAPLDLSEETSAKSATPTHLLINTNVPAVPLDLSTKPSSCLPVSKTQTHNHPQIEDATSIQDPIDEQEQMAAFALCQLAQTSTHFNKYTTDGTDSALCNHQTTPGLPHSNNSSSINPMDTFQNQNSTDDSSHLSLGAILCPEDKPVCTSKPKFTGRGSTKVAPDTPWDSQ; this is translated from the exons ATGAGCACCTCCGCTAAAGAACGGAAGCCCAAGAAGCCCCATTACATCCCTCGACCCCAAGGCAAACCCTTTAGGTACCACTGCTTCAAGTGTCCGTTCACCTGCAATGAAAAATCCCACCTCTTCAACCACATGAAGTACGACCTGTGCAAGAACTCACTTCTGCTGCTTTCTAAGCAGGAGGAGAACCTCCAGACCTCTGGAGAAACGACCGGAAAAGTCCAGCAGCTCGATCATGCGGACTTACTAAGTAACGATGAAGAGATGGCATCTCCTGCGGAACCAGTCACCGAAATGTCAAATATGCCCAAGGAACGATGTAGGTCTTTACTGGATGCACCGGCGACCAATGGGTCCATCCTAAATCCTGCTTGGAAACCCCCAATCCAAAACAAGGAGACAGGACCTTTGCGCCAAGCTTCAGAGTATCCTCATCATGCCTTCCCTCATCCTCGTTATCCTGGACTTCCTTCTTACTCACATTTTACTCTTCGAGGCAATTACTACGACCATTTTCCTTACACAATGGAGACACCGCTCACCAGAGTACACCAATTATTACCAGTTCCTACATTGGATCACTATTATCGACCCTACAATTCAGCTCCCTCTCCTACCTTGGGCATGTACCATCTTCCAGACCACAGTCACGTCATTTCCTACCCAGAAGTGGGCGCCCAGGTGCCCAGTAATTATTTCGATCCGTACTCATTGGCCCACAGAAGATCCTCGCTCGATCAGGGACCCTGCAGCAAGGAAAGCAAAGGCATTCAAATGAGCCCAAGACTGGGCAGGCCCGCAACTGGTTCTCCGGACGCACCTGGCTCAGAAGACCACACCCAGGTGGACGACAACTCCAAGAAACTTCTGGGTAAAGTGTCCTCTTATAGGCAGACAGTTGAACATGGATTAACGACACAGAACTCTACGACAAAATGGTCCAG GCTAACGGAACAGGATCAAGGTGTGAACGACGTTTTGGCGCCACTGGACCTCTCCGAGGAAACGTCGGCTAAATCAGCCACACCAACCCATCTCCTGATTAACACCAACGTTCCTGCGGTTCCTCTCGACCTCTCTACGAAACCATCTTCGTGTCTTCCTGTATCAAAAACCCAGACACATAATCATCCACAGATTGAGGACGCAACCAGTATTCAGGATCCCATAGACGAGCAGGAGCAAATGGCCGCCTTTGCGTTGTGTCAGCTAGCCCAGACCAGCACACATTTCAATAAATACACCACCGACGGTACTGATAGTGCCCTCTGCAACCATCAAACCACACCAGGTCTCCCTCACAGTAATAACAGCAGCAGCATTAATCCAATGGACACTTTCCAAAACCAGAATTCAACCGATGATAGCAGCCATCTATCATTAGGAGCCATCCTTTGCCCTGAAGATAAACCAGTCTGTACTTCCAAACCCAAGTTCACAG